Part of the Clostridiales bacterium genome is shown below.
CAGTTCAAGCAGCCCATCCGAACCGGTATATGACACATCGACTCCTTCAGAGTTGACTATCCTTGTATAATCATTGTTCAGGAATAATTCACATGAGTTTATCCATCCATCGCTATTTACATCGTTTTTATATACTGCCCCTGACATCTCGTCTATCTGCTTTAATTCGGGAAGGTTGACATCTTTTGTTTTACCAGCCGATGGGCGTCCCTTTACCAGCGGATAGTATTTGCTTTTTACATATCCTGCGGAAAAAGCAGCACCTTTTATAACACTTTCTATTTCTGCTTCATCCATAGTTGGATGAACGGCCACTTCCGACGACCCCTTGTATTTTATGCCGTCTTCAGTGAAATCTTTGTAAACTGTGACTTTATATTTTTGAACTTCTTTGGCACGGCTCATATCCAGTTCTTTTTTTACAAAGAAAAGCTCCCTTGACTTTATATGATTCTCAACGATTTTCCAGCCCGTTATATCTTTAAAATTCGCTAACACCGATTCTATTTTTTCTATCATTACCCCAGCCTCGCTTTTGTTTTAATATATGGTCCGCCATCAGACACCTTTACATATTCTTTGTGGCCTTTTCCACATGCGCCCGAACCGAACAAGACTACATTTTCTGAAACCATCGATATGGATTTCAGAAGATCCGGAACATATCCTGTCATTATGACCGGAGAAACAATCCTGCCCGTAAATTTTCCGTCCTTTATTTCCCTTCCTATAAATAACATGCACTGTATCCCCCAGTTTTTGGGGTCCTCCATTCCGCTTTCAGCCCCATCCAGAAAATAACCGTACTTTATTGAAGATATCATGTCTTCAAGTTTATCATTTCCGCCGGAAAAGAATGTATTTGTCATCCTCGAATAGGCTTTTCTCTCGAAGGATTCCCTCTTGCCGTTCCCTGTAGGCTCCGTTTTGAGCTTTAAAGACGAAAGCAAATCGGAAATACCTGTTTTCAATATACCTTTATCGATTATAACGGTATCATGGGCAAGGGTGCCTTCATCATCAAACATATATGAGGAAACTTCTTTTGCAGCTGAAGCGCCGTCATGCATTGTTACATACTTCGAAGCGACTGGCTTTCCAATATACTCCGTGGCTTTTGCCCTTCTTTTGACGAACATATCCATTTCCACTCCGTGACCGAAGGCTTCATGCGCTATAAGCCCGGTTATTTCAGGCGAACATATCACATCATATTCGCCGGGTTCTATGTTGTCGGCATTTAATAATCCCTTCGCCGTTTCGATTGTTTCCCTTAAATAAGGCTCCACTTCATTGATAAGTTCTACTCCCTTTAATCCCGAAAAGACCTTGAAAAAAAACTTTTGTTTGCCGTTTTCCCGTACAAAAGGCACTATGTATGCCTGGCTCCATATATATGACTGCTGCAGGTCTTTTTTTGTGGATATAAATATTTTGGATACATGAACGCATTCATATGTGGCTCTGATATCCACTACTATATCCGACATATTTAAGCCTTCATCCTTAACCAGGTTTAACTTTTTTAAAATATCGCTGTCACTTACGTCAGCGGGGTCAATACCCACCTGTCCGGTATACGATTTTTCTATTTCCTTCTCCTGTATTAAAGGATACGAAGATATTTTTACCCTTCCCTTCATGTTGTTCAGGGAATCTAAAGCTATTTCAGTTATCCTTTTTGCAATCTCATCAACATTGTCCCCCGATATATCGTTGAATGAATACTCGAAATAGTTCACGCCGTTATAAATCCTCGCTACAAATCCTCTTTCAGTCCACATCGAATCTTTTATACTTACCCCTGTCTTTTTGACATCATACCTTTTCCCGAGAGTGTCTGTTCCGAGCACAGACACATAAGAAAACCGCCTCGATAGTTTTTGTACAAGCTCCTTGACGGCA
Proteins encoded:
- a CDS encoding TldD/PmbA family protein → MDVLMSNFLNRQKAAVKELVQKLSRRFSYVSVLGTDTLGKRYDVKKTGVSIKDSMWTERGFVARIYNGVNYFEYSFNDISGDNVDEIAKRITEIALDSLNNMKGRVKISSYPLIQEKEIEKSYTGQVGIDPADVSDSDILKKLNLVKDEGLNMSDIVVDIRATYECVHVSKIFISTKKDLQQSYIWSQAYIVPFVRENGKQKFFFKVFSGLKGVELINEVEPYLRETIETAKGLLNADNIEPGEYDVICSPEITGLIAHEAFGHGVEMDMFVKRRAKATEYIGKPVASKYVTMHDGASAAKEVSSYMFDDEGTLAHDTVIIDKGILKTGISDLLSSLKLKTEPTGNGKRESFERKAYSRMTNTFFSGGNDKLEDMISSIKYGYFLDGAESGMEDPKNWGIQCMLFIGREIKDGKFTGRIVSPVIMTGYVPDLLKSISMVSENVVLFGSGACGKGHKEYVKVSDGGPYIKTKARLG